The following DNA comes from Serpentinimonas raichei.
GAACAAAAACTCGGTGCGAAACAAGCCCACACCGACCGCGCTCACCGCCAGCGCGGGCAGGGTGTCCGAGGGCTGTTCGATGTTGGCCAGCAACTCGATGCGTTCGCCGTCGAGCGTGACCGCGGGGGTGTTTTTGATGCGCGACAAGCGCTGGCGTTCGACTTCGCCCTGGCGCTGCTTGAAGCCGTATTCGGCCAGCACGATGTCTGAAGGGTTGACGATCAGCACCCCGGCGTCGCCGTCGATCACCACCCAATCGTCCTGGCGCACCAGCTGGCTGGCGCCACGAGCGCCCACCACGGCCGGGATGTCCATGCTGCGCGCCACGATGGCGGTGTGGCTGGTCTTGCCGCCCACGTCGGTGGCAAAGCCGACGAAGACGCTGCGCTTGAACTGCAAGGTGTCGGCCGGCGAGAGGTCGTGCGCAACCAACACCAGCGGGTCTTCCATGCCATGCCCCCCCTTGGCGCTTTCGCCTTCAAGGCGGTTGCTCGGGGCCAGCATCGGGGCCGTGGCCCCGTTCATGCTGCGCAGCAGCCGCTCGGTGATTTGCTCCAGATCGGCCTTGCGTTCGCGCAGATAGGGGTCTTCCATTTCGTCGAACTGTTTGGCCACCAGTTCGAGCTGCGAGGTGAGCGCCCACTCGGCGTTGTAGTGGCGCTCTTGCACAAAGTGCGTGACGCCTTCTTGCAACTGCACGTCTTGCAGCAGCATCAGGTGCACATCGAGCAAGGCGGTGAGCTCTGGATGCGCCTCCATGCTGGCGGTTTCCTGCAGACCGCGCTGCACCTGCTCGATTTCGGCGATCACCGCATCGCGCGCCTGGCGCAGGCGGCGCAGTTCCTCGCGCACCTGTTCCGGCCCAATGAAGTAATGCGCCACGTCGATGCGGCTGGAAGCCACCAGCACCGCGCGCCCGATGGCGATGCCCCGCGAGACCGCTTGCCCGTGTACGCTAAAGGTCATTGTCCCTCTCCAAACTTGTCGTCGATCAGCGCCAGCAGCGCCTGCATGGCGGCTTGCTCGTCGGGGCCGTCGGTTTCGATTTCGACCTGCGATCCCATGCCCGCGGCCAGCATCATCACGCCCATGATGCTCTTGGCGTTGATGCGCCGCCCGCCCCGGCTCATCCACACCTCGCATGGGTACTGGCCTGCCAGCTTGGTCAGCTTGGCCGAGGCGCGGGCGTGCAGCCCGAGTTTATTGCTGATGGTCGCGGTGGTTTTGAGCATGGGATGGGTCTGGGGTCGGGCGCTGCAGCGCCTGAGCGGGGATGTTGGGCAGCGCCATCACGCCCAAGGTGCCGCCCTGCAGCGCGCGTGCACACAGGGCCTCGAGGGGTTCGTGGCGGTACGAGACGGCGCGCAGCAACATCGGCAGATTGACGCCAGCCAGCAGCCGCGTGCGCACCCCGTCGGCCACCTGGCTGGCCACGTTGCAGGGCGTCGCCCCCACGATGTCGGCCAACAGCAGATGCGACCTGGTTCCGTGGCGCCGCAGCAGCAACTGCAGTTGCGCCAGGCTTTCCTCGGGCGCTTGCTGCGCCGCCACATCGAGCGCCTGCAGGCAGTCGTCGGCGTCGGGGAAGACGTGCAGCACGCACTGGCGCAGCGCCGAGGCGAGCGGCGCGTGGGCAATGACGATGATGCCGTTCATGGCTGCGATTATGCGGCCCAGCGGGGCCAGCTTTTCCCCCTGAAGCGCTGGGTGACTCTGAACTTTGTGCTGCCTTTCGAGCCCAATCGCGCTACATTATGCGAATACCTATAAGCAACCTGTGCGCTCCGACTGGGAGCAGCGGCTGGCGCTGGTCTGCGCGATTTAGGCGATCCGTTGATTGAAGGGTTTTTCACCATGCAACCTGCATCCGAACCACATCTAAACCGGCGCCGGTTTCAGCTTGGCTTGGCCGCTGCAACTGCGCTCGGGCTGAGTGGTTGCGCTAGCGGAAACCAAGTGCCGCCGTCGCGCTTTCTGCTGCTCGACGGCAGCACGCTGAGCGAGGCCGACCTGCGCGGCCAAGTCACGCTGGTCAACTTCTGGGCCACTTCGTGCGTGTCCTGCGTGCGCAAAATGCCCGATTTGGTGGCCACCTACCTCAAGTACCGCGAGCGCGGCTTCGAGACCATTGCGGTGGCGATGAGCTTCGACCCACCGGCCATGGTGGCCAATTTTGCGCAAACGCGCCAATTGCCTTTCAAGGTCGCACTAGACAGCACCGGCGCCTTGGCGCGTGATTGGGGCGAGGTGCGCCTGACACCCACCACCTTTGTGGTGGACCGGCAGGCGCGCATCGCCAAGCGCTACCTGGGGCCGATCGACCCCGCTGCGCTCAACGCCTTCATCGAAGGCTTGCTGGCCTAGGGCGGCTCTGCAAAACCCGCGCCGAGCGCTGTTTTTAATCGCGGAAATTGTCGTGGCAGGCCTTGCAAGAGGCGGCGGTCTCGCCAAAGGCGCGCCGCACCGCATCGAGGTTGTTGGTCATCGCGGCGGCATTGAGGGCGGTGAGCGCACGCGCTGTGTCTTGGGCCGCAGCGTCAAAGCGGGCGCGCTCGGTCCAGACCACTGCCTTGGCCCTGCTTGGCAAGCCTTGCGTTTCGGGCGTAAAACCAGCCCACGGCAGGCGCGACAGCATCATGACGACGGCCATGTTTTGTTGCAGCACAGCCGCGTCGAAAGGCACGCGCCCATTGGCCATGGCCCCTACGCGGCCAAAGTGGTGGCCCATGACCTCAAAAGCCCCTTGGCGGTAGTCAACTGCATCTTGGGGGGTGCGAAACTGGGCCTGCGCGGCACCGGTGGCGGTTAACAGCGCGGCAGCGATCAGCGCGACGGGAAACTTCATCTGACATTCCTCTTGGTGGTGAAAAAACGGGCGTGGTTTACCGCGTAAGCGGACAGCGATTCAGTTTATGCACGTATCATTGCCGGCTGGTTACAGGGCCTCTTGTCCGACTGTTTCGCATAGTTATTTGGGAGGGTTGCGCGGATGCACCGAATTCGAGTTTGGGACGGGCCCACGCGGCTCTTTCACTGGTCTTTGATGCTGGCGGTGATCGGACTGATCACCACTGGCAACGTGGGCGGGCTGTGGATGGAGTGGCACATCTGGCTGGGCTACTTCGTGCTCTCCCTGCTGCTGTTTCGCCTGTTCTGGGGTGTGGTGGGCGGATACTGGTCGCGCTTTGCCAGCTTTGCCTATGCGCCCAGGTCGATCTGGGCCTATTTGCGCGGGCGCAGCCCGACGCTGCACCGCGTTGGGCACAACCCCTTGGGGGCGCTGTCGGTGTTTGCGCTGCTGCTGGCGCTGCTGCTGCAGGTGCTCAGCGGCCTGCTCACCGACGACGCCATCTTTTACGCTGGCCCTTGGGTGGCGTGGGCCAGCCCGGAGTGGGTGGACCGCGCCAGCGACTACCACGACGAAGTGGGCAAGCTGCTGCTGATCGGTTTGGTGGCACTGCACCTGCTGGCGCTGCTGTATTACAAGCTGGTCAAGCGCGAGGCGCTGGTGTCGGCCATGCTCACCGGAGACAAGCTGCTGCCCAAGCCCGCACCGTCGAGCCGCGACGGTGCCGCCCAATGGGCGCTGGCGGCGGGCTGCTACGCCTTGGCAGCGGGCTTGAGCTACGTGCTGGTGAACTGGGCGCCGGCTTAGGCTTTGATCTGCGCCAGCAAGGTGTCGGCGTCCGAGACCTCGAACTTGCCCGGGCCTTCGACGTTGAGCACCTTGACCACCCCGTCTTGCAGCAGCATCGAGTAGCGGTTGCTGCGCAGCCCCAAGCCGCGCCCGCTTAGGTCGAGCGTCAGGCCGGTGGCGCGCGCCAACGCGGCGTCGCCGTCGGCCAGCAGGCGAATTTTGCCGGCCGTGCCTTGCTCGCGCGCCCACGCCCCCATCACGAACACATCGTTGACGCTCACGCACCAGATTTCATCGACCCCGGCGGCCTTGAAATCGGCGCAGCGCTGGATGTAGCCGGGCAGGTGATTGACCGAACAAGTGGGTGTAAAAGCGCCCGGCACTGCAAACAGGGCAATGGTCTTGCCCGCCAGGGCGGCCTCGGTATCGACCTTGTTGGGGCCGATGCTGCAGCCCTCGCCCTCTTGCTCAACAAACTCCATCAGGGTGGTGGCGGGAAGGCGGTCTCCAACTTTGATCATGTGTGCACTCCTAGGCAGAAACAAAAAAACCAACCGGCATTGTCGGTTGGTTTTTCTGCCGGGCCTAAGGCCAGAAGCAAAAGGCTTACACCAAGTCGGCTTTTTGCACCAAACGGGTCGCAACCCAGTTCTTGGTTTTCGACAGCGGGCGGCTCTCGGTGATCTCGATCACGTCGCCGAGGTGGAAATCACCGTTTTCATCGTGCGCGTGGTACTTGCTCGACTTGATCACGATCTTGTCGTAGAGCTCGTGTTTGACGCGGCGCTCGACCAACACCGTGACGGTTTTGGCGCGCTTGTCGCTCACCACTTTGCCGATCAGGGTGCGCTTGAGGGATGAGGTGGCACTGGTTTGGGCTTCACTCATGGTTCACTCCTTGGTGGCCGAAGCGCGTTTTTGCGCCAAGATGGTCTTGGCACGGGCGATCGCGCGCCGGGTTTCACCCAGCGTGGCGGTGTTGTTGAGTTGTTGCGTGGCTTTTTGCATGCGCAAATTGAAATGCGCTTTTTGCAGCGATTTCACTTCGGCTTGCAGGGCGGCTTCGTCTTTTTGACGCAGTTCGGCGGTATTCATGGGGTGCTCCTGATTACTGGCCCAACATGCGGGTCACGAAGGTGGTGCGCAGCGGCAGCTTAGCGGCTGCGAGCAAGAAGGCTTCCCGAGCCAATTGCTCGGGTACGCCCACGATCTCGTACAGCACCTTGCCGGGCTGAATTTCGGCCACGTAGTACTCGACCGCGCCCTTGCCGTTGCCCATGCGGACTTCGGCTGGCTTTTTGGAGATCGGCTTGTCGGGGAAGACGCGAATCCAGACCCGGCCACCGCGCTTGACGTGGCGCGAAATGGCCCGGCGAGCGGACTCGATCTGGCGAGCCGTCAGACGGCCACGATCTGTGGACTTCAGGCCGAAATCGCCAAAGGCCACGGTAGCGCCACTGGTGGCGATGCCCGTGTTGCGGCCTTTTTGTTCTTTACGGTATTTACGGCGTGCAGGTTGCAACATGATTGAATTTCTCCTTAGGCCTGCGGTTTGGCGCCGCCATCGGCAGGGGCACCAGCGGCACGGCGTGGCGCTCCGGCACCGGAACCGGCACCACGACCGCCGCGGCTATCGGGTCGGCCATCAGGACGGCCGTCGCGGCGCGGGCCACGGGGTGGACGGCGCTCGTCGTCGGGGCGCGGGGTGCTGTCGAGCGTGGGCGCATCGCTGCGGCCCAGGTTGTCGCCCTTATAGACCCAGACCTTGACGCCGATCACACCATAGGTGGTCTTGGCTTCCGAGGTGCCGTAGTCGATGTCGGCGCGCAGCGTGTGCAGCGGCACCCGGCCTTCGCGGTACCACTCGGTGCGGGCGATTTCGATGCCGTTCAGGCGCCCAGCCGACATGATCTTGATGCCTTGGGCACCCAGACGCATGGCGTTTTGCATGGCGCGCTTCATGGCGCGGCGAAACATGATGCGCTTTTCGAGCTGCTGCGTGATCGAGTCGGCGATCAGCTTGGCATCGACTTCGGGCTTGCGCACTTCTTCGATGTTGACCGCCACCGGCACGCCCAGCTTGGCAGCCAGTTCTTTTTTCAGCTTCTCGATGTCCTCGCCTTTTTTGCCGATCACCACACCCGGGCGCGCCGAGTAGATGGTGATGCGGGCGTTTTTGGCCGGGCGTTCGATCACGACGCGCGAGACGGCGGCGTTTTTCAGCTTGGCTTTGAGGTACTCGCGCACCTTGATGTCTTCGGCCAGCATGCCGGCAAAGTTGCGCTCGCTGGCGTACCAGCGGCTGGCCCAGTTGCGGCTCACCGAGAGGCGAAAACCGGTCGGATGGATTTTTTGTCCCATGGCTAGTCCTGTCGGTTTAGGTGCCCACCGTCACGTAGATGTGACAGGTCGGTTTGCTGATGCGGTTGCCGCGGCCTTTGGCGCGCGCCGAAAAACGCTTGAGCGTGGTGCCTTGTTCGACGTAGATGGTCTTGACCTTGAGCTCGTCGATGTCGGCCCCGTCGTTGTGCTCGGCGTTGGCGATGGCCGAGTCGAGCGCCTTCTTGACGATGCCAGCGGCCTTCTTCTGCGTGAAGTTCAGAATGTGCAGCGCCTGATCGACTTTTTTGCCTCGAATCAGGTCGGCCACCAGGCGGCCCTTGTCCACCGAGAGGCGGACGCCGCGAACGATTGCGCGTGTTTCCATGGTGTGTGTCCTTACTTCTTGGCTTTCTTGTCGCCGGGGTGACCCTTGAAGGTGCGCGTGAGCGAGAACTCGCCCAGTTTGTGGCCCACCATCTGGTCGGTGATATAGACCGGCACGTGCTGCTTGCCGTTGTGCACGGCGATCGTCAGCCCGATGAAGTCGGGCAGGATCATGGAGCGGCGCGACCAGGTTTTGACCGGCTTTTTGTCTTTGGTAGCAACGGCCTTTTCGACCTTGGCCATCAGGTGATGGTCAACGAAGGGGCCTTTTTTGAGTGAGCGCGTCATGTCGTCAGCTCCTTACTTCTTGCGCCGCGAGACGACCATGGTCTGCGTGCGACGGTTGTTGCGGGTGCGGTAACCTTTGGTCAGGTTGCCCCACGGATCAACCGGCGGCATACCGGTGCCGGTGCGGCCCTCACCACCACCGTGCGGGTGGTCGATCGGGTTCATGGCGACGCCGCGCACGGTTGGGCGGATGCCCATGTGGCGTTTGACGCCAGCCTTGCCGAGTTGGCGCAGGCTGTGTTCGGGGTTCGAGACTTCACCGATGGTGGCGCGGCAATCGACGTGCACCTTGCGCACCTCGCCGGAGCGCACCCGCACCTGGGCATAGACGCCTTCGCGTGCCAGCAGCACCGCCGAGGCACCCGCTGAACGGGCGATTTGCGCGCCCTTGCCAGGCAGCATTTCGATGCAGTGAATGGTCGAACCGACTGGAATGTTGCGGATCGGCAGCGTGTTGCCGACGCGAATCGGCGACTCCGGGCCCGACAGCAGCGTGGCCCCCACGGCCACGCCACGCGGCGCGATCACGTAGCGGCGCTCGCCATCGGCGTAGCACAGCAGGGCGATGTGGGCGCTGCGGTTCGGGTCGTATTCGAGGCGCTCGACCTTGGCCGGAATGGCGTCTTTGTTGCGCACGAAATCGACCACACGGTAGTGGTGCTTGTTGCCGCCGCCCCGGTGGCGCACGGTGATGTGGCCGTTGTTGTTGCGGCCGGCCTTCTGGAACTTGGGCTCCAGCAGCGGCGCGTAGCCCTCACCCTTGTGCAGGGTTTCGCGTGTGACCTTGACCATGCCCCGGCGGCCGGGGGAGGTCGGTTTCATCTTGATGACTGCCATGATCAGACGGCCTCCCCGCCAAAGCTGATTTCTTGCCCGGCTTGCAGCGTCACGTAGGCTTTGCGCACGTGGTCGCGGCGACCGATGGTTTTGCCAAAGCGCTTGCTCTTGCCTTTTTGGTTGAGCACGTTGACGGCCTTGACCTTGACGTTGAACATTTGCTCGACCGCTGCCTTGATTTCGGTCTTGGTGGCGTTTTGCAGCACCTTGAACAAAACCGCGTTGGTTTTATCGGCCGTGGCAGTGGCTTTTTCCGAAACGATCGGCGCCACCAGCACCTGCATCAGGCGGCCTTCGTCAAACTGGATGCTGCTCATGCGAACATCTCCTTGAATTGGTCCAGGGCACCTTTGGTGACGATCACCTTTTTGTAGTGCACCAGCGAGAGCGGGTCGGCGTAGCGTGGCTCGAGCACCAGCACGTGCGGCAGGTTGCGCGAAGCCAGGTAGAGGTTTTCATCGACCTCGTCGGCGATCAGCAGCACCGATTTCAGATTCATGGCCTTGAACTTGTCGGCCAGCAGCTTGGTTTTGGGGGCTTCGAGCGTGATCGCATCGACCACCGCCAAACGGCCCTCGCGCACCAGTTGCGACAGAATCGAAGCCATGCCGGCGCGGTACATCTTCTTGTTGAGCTTTTGGCCGAAGTTTTCGTCCGGGCTGTTCGGGAAGATGCGACCGCCCCCACGCCACAGCGGCGAGGAGGTCATGCCGGCGCGGGCGTTGCCGGTGCCTTTTTGGCGAAACGGCTTGCGCGTGCTGTGCTTGACGGTGGCGCGGTCTTTTTGCGCCCGCGTGCCTTGGCGCGCGTTGGCCTGGTAGGCCACCACCAGTTGGTGGATCAGCGCTTCGTTGTAGTCACGACCAAAGACGGCATCGGGCACTTCAACGGTGGAAGCGGCCTGGCCTTGTGGGTTGAGGAGTTCGACTTGCATCAGTTGCCTCCTTTGGGCAGTGCTTTGACAGCCGGACGCACGGTCACGAAGCCGCCGTTGGAGCCCGGCACCGCGCCTTTGATGAGCAGCAACTGGCGCTCAACATCGACCCGCACCACATCGAGGTTTTGCGTGGTGACGGTCTCGTCACCCATGTGGCCGGTCATTTTTTTACCCGGGAACACGCGGCCCGGATCTTGCGCCATCGAAATGGAGCCCGGCACGTTGTGCGAACGGCTGTTGCCGTGCGTGGCGCGCTGCGACGCAAAGTTGTGGCGCTTGATGGTGCCAGCAAAGCCTTTACCGATCGAGGTGCCTTGCACATCGACCTTTTGGCCTACGGCAAAGAGCTCGGCCACGGGCAACACGGTGCCGGCGGCGTATTTGCCCGCCACATCCGCGCTGACGCGGAACTCTTGCAGGATTTCACCGGCTTCGACGCCGGCTTTGGCCAAGTGACCGGCCGCCGGCTTGCTCACGCGCGAGGCGCGGCGCTTGCCATACGTCAGCTGCAAGGCATCGTAGCCATCGTTGGCTTGGGTTTTGACTTGTGCCACACGGTTGTTCGATACATCCACCACCGTGACAGGAACCGCGTCCCCGTCCTCGGTGAATAGGCGCATCATGCCCACCTTGCGGCCCAACAACCCCAGGGAGTTGCTCAGACTCATTTTTTCTCCATTTCCGCGTTGTCCGCGTGTCCGACTGCAATTGGCCGGAAAGCTTTTTAAACCAGCAAAGCCCTCCCTTTTAAGGGGGAGAGCCGGTCCGGATTTGACGATTGTTTTTGCTTGGACCCGATATGTCATTTCTGACAAAACGCGGCCAAGCTCAAGATTATAACCCGCTGACAGATTTCATGCAAGGCCTACGGAGCGGTTTCGGCTCGTCTGCGCTGCCGCAGGCCCGGCGCCTGTGGCCTTATTGCAACTTGATCTCGACATCGACGCCGGCTGGCAGGTCCAGCTTCATCAGCGCATCGACGGTTTTGTCGGTCGGGTCCACGATGTCCATCAGGCGCTGGTGGGTGCGGATCTCGAACTGGTCGCGGCTGGTCTTGTTGACGTGCGGCGAGCGCAGGATGTCAAAGCGCTTCATGCGCGTCGGCAGGGGCACGGGGCCCTTGACGATGGCGCCGGTGCGCTTGGCGGTGTCAACGATTTCAGCGGCCGAGGTGTCGATCAGCTTGTAGTCGAAGGCTTTGAGGCGGATGCGGATTTTTTGCTTGCTCATGGTGTGTTCGTCCTGTGTGCAATCAATCCAAAATCTTGGCCACCACGCCGGCGCCCACGGTGCGTCCGCCTTCGCGGATGGCGAAGCGCAGGCCTTCTTCCATGGCGATCGGGGCGATCAGTTTGACGGTGATGCTGACGTTGTCGCCCGGCATGACCATCTCTTTGCCTTCGGGCAGTTCGATCGAGCCGGTGACATCCGTGGTGCGGAAGTAAAACTGTGGCCGGTAGTTGTTGAAGAACGGGGTGTGGCGCCCGCCTTCGTCTTTGCTCAGCACGTAGACTTCGCCGGTAAAGTGGGTGTGCGGCTTGATGCTGCCGGGCTTGCACAGCACTTGGCCGCGCTGCACGTCTTCGCGCTTGGTGCCGCGCAGCAAGATGCCGACGTTGTCGCCCGCCTGGCCCTGGTCCAGCAGCTTGCGGAACATCTCGACGCCGGTGCAGATGGTTTTCTGGGTCACGGCCAAGCCGACGATTTCGATCTCTTCACCGACCTTGACGATGCCGCGCTCGATGCGCCCGGTGACCACGGTGCCGCGGCCGGAGATGGAGAACACGTCTTCCACGGGCATGAGGAAGGCACCGTCGACGGCGCGTTCGGGCTGGGGGATGTAGCTATCGAGGGCGTCGGCCAGCTTCATGATGGCTTGCTCGCCCAGCGGGCCTTTGTCGCCTTCCAAGGCGAGTTTGGCCGAGCCGTGGATGATGGGGGTCTGGTCGCCGGGAAAGTCGTATTTGTCGAGCAGCTCGCGCACTTCCATTTCGACCAGCTCGAGCAGCTCGGCGTCGTCGACCATGTCGCACTTGTTGAGGAACACGATGATGTAGGGCACGCCCACTTGGCGCGCCAGCAGGATGTGTTCGCGCGTTTGCGGCATCGGGCCGTCGGCGGCGGAGCAGACCAACACGGCACCGTCCATCTGCGCGGCACCGGTGATCATGTTCTTCACATAGTCGGCGTGGCCGGGGCAATCAACGTGGGCGTAGTGGCGGTTGGCCGTTTCGTATTCCACGTGCGCGGTGTTGATGGTGATGCCACGCGCTTTTTCTTCGGGAGCGGCGTCGATCTGGTCGTAGGCCTTGGCTTGACCGCCAAACTTGGCCGCCAGCACGGTGGTGATGGCCGCCGTGAGCGTGGTTTTGCCGTGGTCAACGTGACCA
Coding sequences within:
- the rplD gene encoding 50S ribosomal protein L4; protein product: MQVELLNPQGQAASTVEVPDAVFGRDYNEALIHQLVVAYQANARQGTRAQKDRATVKHSTRKPFRQKGTGNARAGMTSSPLWRGGGRIFPNSPDENFGQKLNKKMYRAGMASILSQLVREGRLAVVDAITLEAPKTKLLADKFKAMNLKSVLLIADEVDENLYLASRNLPHVLVLEPRYADPLSLVHYKKVIVTKGALDQFKEMFA
- the rpsQ gene encoding 30S ribosomal protein S17 codes for the protein MSEAQTSATSSLKRTLIGKVVSDKRAKTVTVLVERRVKHELYDKIVIKSSKYHAHDENGDFHLGDVIEITESRPLSKTKNWVATRLVQKADLV
- a CDS encoding c-type cytochrome produces the protein MKFPVALIAAALLTATGAAQAQFRTPQDAVDYRQGAFEVMGHHFGRVGAMANGRVPFDAAVLQQNMAVVMMLSRLPWAGFTPETQGLPSRAKAVVWTERARFDAAAQDTARALTALNAAAMTNNLDAVRRAFGETAASCKACHDNFRD
- the tuf gene encoding elongation factor Tu, with the protein product MAKEKFQRTKPHVNVGTIGHVDHGKTTLTAAITTVLAAKFGGQAKAYDQIDAAPEEKARGITINTAHVEYETANRHYAHVDCPGHADYVKNMITGAAQMDGAVLVCSAADGPMPQTREHILLARQVGVPYIIVFLNKCDMVDDAELLELVEMEVRELLDKYDFPGDQTPIIHGSAKLALEGDKGPLGEQAIMKLADALDSYIPQPERAVDGAFLMPVEDVFSISGRGTVVTGRIERGIVKVGEEIEIVGLAVTQKTICTGVEMFRKLLDQGQAGDNVGILLRGTKREDVQRGQVLCKPGSIKPHTHFTGEVYVLSKDEGGRHTPFFNNYRPQFYFRTTDVTGSIELPEGKEMVMPGDNVSITVKLIAPIAMEEGLRFAIREGGRTVGAGVVAKILD
- the rplP gene encoding 50S ribosomal protein L16, giving the protein MLQPARRKYRKEQKGRNTGIATSGATVAFGDFGLKSTDRGRLTARQIESARRAISRHVKRGGRVWIRVFPDKPISKKPAEVRMGNGKGAVEYYVAEIQPGKVLYEIVGVPEQLAREAFLLAAAKLPLRTTFVTRMLGQ
- the rpmC gene encoding 50S ribosomal protein L29; its protein translation is MNTAELRQKDEAALQAEVKSLQKAHFNLRMQKATQQLNNTATLGETRRAIARAKTILAQKRASATKE
- a CDS encoding HPr family phosphocarrier protein produces the protein MLKTTATISNKLGLHARASAKLTKLAGQYPCEVWMSRGGRRINAKSIMGVMMLAAGMGSQVEIETDGPDEQAAMQALLALIDDKFGEGQ
- the rplW gene encoding 50S ribosomal protein L23, which gives rise to MSSIQFDEGRLMQVLVAPIVSEKATATADKTNAVLFKVLQNATKTEIKAAVEQMFNVKVKAVNVLNQKGKSKRFGKTIGRRDHVRKAYVTLQAGQEISFGGEAV
- a CDS encoding cytochrome b/b6 domain-containing protein, coding for MHRIRVWDGPTRLFHWSLMLAVIGLITTGNVGGLWMEWHIWLGYFVLSLLLFRLFWGVVGGYWSRFASFAYAPRSIWAYLRGRSPTLHRVGHNPLGALSVFALLLALLLQVLSGLLTDDAIFYAGPWVAWASPEWVDRASDYHDEVGKLLLIGLVALHLLALLYYKLVKREALVSAMLTGDKLLPKPAPSSRDGAAQWALAAGCYALAAGLSYVLVNWAPA
- the rpsJ gene encoding 30S ribosomal protein S10 — encoded protein: MSKQKIRIRLKAFDYKLIDTSAAEIVDTAKRTGAIVKGPVPLPTRMKRFDILRSPHVNKTSRDQFEIRTHQRLMDIVDPTDKTVDALMKLDLPAGVDVEIKLQ
- the rplC gene encoding 50S ribosomal protein L3, whose amino-acid sequence is MSLSNSLGLLGRKVGMMRLFTEDGDAVPVTVVDVSNNRVAQVKTQANDGYDALQLTYGKRRASRVSKPAAGHLAKAGVEAGEILQEFRVSADVAGKYAAGTVLPVAELFAVGQKVDVQGTSIGKGFAGTIKRHNFASQRATHGNSRSHNVPGSISMAQDPGRVFPGKKMTGHMGDETVTTQNLDVVRVDVERQLLLIKGAVPGSNGGFVTVRPAVKALPKGGN
- the rpsS gene encoding 30S ribosomal protein S19, translated to MTRSLKKGPFVDHHLMAKVEKAVATKDKKPVKTWSRRSMILPDFIGLTIAVHNGKQHVPVYITDQMVGHKLGEFSLTRTFKGHPGDKKAKK
- the rplB gene encoding 50S ribosomal protein L2 — encoded protein: MAVIKMKPTSPGRRGMVKVTRETLHKGEGYAPLLEPKFQKAGRNNNGHITVRHRGGGNKHHYRVVDFVRNKDAIPAKVERLEYDPNRSAHIALLCYADGERRYVIAPRGVAVGATLLSGPESPIRVGNTLPIRNIPVGSTIHCIEMLPGKGAQIARSAGASAVLLAREGVYAQVRVRSGEVRKVHVDCRATIGEVSNPEHSLRQLGKAGVKRHMGIRPTVRGVAMNPIDHPHGGGEGRTGTGMPPVDPWGNLTKGYRTRNNRRTQTMVVSRRKK
- the ptsP gene encoding phosphoenolpyruvate--protein phosphotransferase, with protein sequence MTFSVHGQAVSRGIAIGRAVLVASSRIDVAHYFIGPEQVREELRRLRQARDAVIAEIEQVQRGLQETASMEAHPELTALLDVHLMLLQDVQLQEGVTHFVQERHYNAEWALTSQLELVAKQFDEMEDPYLRERKADLEQITERLLRSMNGATAPMLAPSNRLEGESAKGGHGMEDPLVLVAHDLSPADTLQFKRSVFVGFATDVGGKTSHTAIVARSMDIPAVVGARGASQLVRQDDWVVIDGDAGVLIVNPSDIVLAEYGFKQRQGEVERQRLSRIKNTPAVTLDGERIELLANIEQPSDTLPALAVSAVGVGLFRTEFLFMGRGKLPDEEEQYAAYCAAVEGMHGLPVTIRSVDIGADKPLNRSSRDEHLNPALGLRAIRWSLSEPAMFLTQLRAVLRAAAHGKVNLLIPMLAHLREVQQVKALLAKARTQLDARAAVYGPVRLGAMIEIPAAALALRLFLKHFDFFSIGTNDLIQYTLAIDRVDESVAHLYDPLHPAVLQLVASTIAECRAQNKPVSVCGEMAGDATMTRLLLGLGLRSFSMHPSQILAVKQQILRADTRKLRAWAQQVIESDEPAALMAN
- a CDS encoding peroxiredoxin; protein product: MIKVGDRLPATTLMEFVEQEGEGCSIGPNKVDTEAALAGKTIALFAVPGAFTPTCSVNHLPGYIQRCADFKAAGVDEIWCVSVNDVFVMGAWAREQGTAGKIRLLADGDAALARATGLTLDLSGRGLGLRSNRYSMLLQDGVVKVLNVEGPGKFEVSDADTLLAQIKA
- the rplV gene encoding 50S ribosomal protein L22, which codes for METRAIVRGVRLSVDKGRLVADLIRGKKVDQALHILNFTQKKAAGIVKKALDSAIANAEHNDGADIDELKVKTIYVEQGTTLKRFSARAKGRGNRISKPTCHIYVTVGT
- a CDS encoding TlpA disulfide reductase family protein is translated as MPPSRFLLLDGSTLSEADLRGQVTLVNFWATSCVSCVRKMPDLVATYLKYRERGFETIAVAMSFDPPAMVANFAQTRQLPFKVALDSTGALARDWGEVRLTPTTFVVDRQARIAKRYLGPIDPAALNAFIEGLLA
- a CDS encoding PTS sugar transporter subunit IIA, coding for MNGIIVIAHAPLASALRQCVLHVFPDADDCLQALDVAAQQAPEESLAQLQLLLRRHGTRSHLLLADIVGATPCNVASQVADGVRTRLLAGVNLPMLLRAVSYRHEPLEALCARALQGGTLGVMALPNIPAQALQRPTPDPSHAQNHRDHQQ